One window of Dermacentor andersoni chromosome 7, qqDerAnde1_hic_scaffold, whole genome shotgun sequence genomic DNA carries:
- the Nup93-2 gene encoding nuclear pore complex protein Nup93, translating to MMEEDSAGFGELLQQAEQLTAEIDDTGLPRVTRNLKQIVEEGQQLWSRTALLSAKDTNEVKASILLGSRGFDLPRASQKLEGLAAVPTFEPIEEARETDIQAFLRNERENAILSVFAESIKATQEEVDRFCYDAFANEWQREKQRVLDSLLGPSNDVMDVSTAAADTSSMVGSSFQLDTKTRSAMSAAEMPYAREVARYNDQVISGGTRPKLAERFRDVAKELDDRSATDMWDMVCFLLDAPLSATSDVQRTCALVSQSRKHLERIYQKYMRFVIDGNRGCARLGGELGTVNLVKSFLNVKLPAMPAEGYDGKLERHPVWALIYYCLRCGDREAAVEISRQAPGTAGELTSVFEEYAASADGHLGASSENRIRLQYARSVRASEDPFKRAVFCILGRCDVAQDHALVSTTCEDYLWLKLCLVYAEEPPSPGEEQQEQARDHLTLSKLQRSLLEEYGESHFDAMRQPYLYFQVLFLTGQFEHAVEFLARMEPQRVHAVHVALVLYEENLLTPPACVQQPLVSKPLTGPGLCFNLARLVTSYTRKFEASDSCKALGYFYFLRKLKGLHGENLFAACVSELVLETKEFEALLGKIEPDGCRRRGEVDKFNFDTERVIEAVAADCESRGLYEEAVRLYDLCEKHEDAIRLLCRLLAQHVPSASGPAWERLQDLAIELATRYQNQTSHASAEALSSLCLLLDLGTFFNLAHQHKTALALDTMRQLRLVPFNPSHVEESVAAFSRRSEDVRRILSDILLAVMNLLYGQYKEIKGPDEVQKRELRSQARAIIMFAGSIPYRMPGDTTARLVQMEVLMC from the coding sequence ATGATGGAAGAAGACAGCGCAGGCTTCGGCGAGCTGCTCCAACAGGCGGAGCAGCTAACTGCCGAAATCGACGACACGGGCCTGCCGCGCGTAACTCGCAACCTGAAGCAAATCGTCGAGGAAGGCCAGCAGCTATGGTCGCGCACGGCTCTTCTGTCGGCCAAGGACACGAACGAGGTGAAGGCTTCCATTCTACTGGGTTCGAGGGGCTTCGACCTGCCAAGGGCCTCGCAGAAGCTCGAAGGCCTAGCGGCGGTGCCGACCTTCGAGCCGATCGAGGAGGCTCGCGAGACCGACATCCAGGCCTTCCTGCGGAACGAACGCGAGAACGCCATACTCTCCGTGTTCGCCGAGTCCATCAAGGCGACTCAAGAGGAGGTCGACAGGTTCTGTTACGATGCCTTCGCCAACGAGTGGCAGCGCGAGAAGCAGCGCGTCCTCGACTCGCTCCTGGGACCGTCGAACGACGTCATGGACGTGAGCACGGCCGCTGCCGACACGAGCAGCATGGTGGGGTCCTCCTTCCAGCTTGACACGAAGACGCGAAGCGCCATGTCTGCCGCCGAAATGCCGTACGCCCGCGAAGTGGCCCGTTACAACGATCAGGTGATCAGTGGCGGCACGCGCCCCAAGCTGGCGGAGCGCTTCCGCGACGTCGCCAAGGAACTCGACGACCGCAGCGCGACGGACATGTGGGACATGGTGTGCTTCCTCCTGGACGCGCCGCTCAGTGCCACGAGCGACGTTCAACGCACCTGCGCTCTTGTGAGCCAGTCTCGCAAGCACCTGGAACGCATCTACCAGAAGTACATGCGCTTCGTCATCGATGGCAACCGCGGCTGCGCGCGCCTGGGCGGCGAACTGGGCACGGTCAACCTGGTGAAGAGCTTCCTCAACGTCAAGCTTCCCGCGATGCCCGCTGAAGGTTACGACGGCAAGCTCGAGAGGCACCCGGTGTGGGCGCTCATCTACTACTGCCTGCGTTGCGGCGACCGCGAGGCGGCCGTCGAGATCAGTCGACAAGCGCCGGGCACCGCGGGCGAGCTCACGTCGGTGTTCGAGGAGTACGCCGCGTCCGCGGACGGCCACCTGGGCGCGAGCAGCGAGAACCGGATTCGCCTGCAGTACGCCCGCTCGGTGCGCGCCTCGGAGGACCCGttcaagcgcgccgtcttctgcatCCTGGGCCGCTGCGACGTTGCGCAGGACCACGCGCTGGTGTCGACGACGTGCGAGGACTACCTGTGGCTCAAGCTGTGCCTCGTGTACGCCGAGGAGCCGCCGTCTCCCGGCGAGGAGCAGCAGGAGCAGGCGCGAGACCACCTGACGCTGTCCAAACTGCAGCGCTCCCTGCTGGAAGAGTACGGCGAGAGCCACTTCGACGCCATGCGCCAGCCGTACCTGTACTTCCAGGTGCTGTTCCTGACGGGTCAGTTCGAGCACGCCGTCGAGTTCCTGGCCCGCATGGAACCCCAACGCGTCCACGCCGTTCACGTGGCGCTCGTGCTGTACGAGGAGAACCTCCTGACGCCGCCGGCTTGCGTACAGCAGCCCCTGGTCTCCAAGCCACTCACAGGACCAGGCCTGTGCTTCAACCTGGCCCGCCTTGTGACGAGCTACACACGTAAGTTCGAGGCGTCGGATTCGTGCAAGGCTCTCGGTTACTTCTACTTCTTGCGCAAACTCAAGGGCCTCCACGGTGAGAACCTCTTTGCGGCCTGCGTTAGCGAGCTGGTGCTTGAGACCAAGGAGTTTGAGGCCCTGCTCGGCAAGATAGAGCCGGATGGCTGCCGCCGGCGAGGCGAGGTCGACAAGTTCAACTTTGACACCGAGCGTGTCATTGAAGCCGTCGCAGCAGACTGTGAAAGCAGAGGCTTGTACGAAGAAGCGGTGCGTCTGTACGACTTGTGTGAAAAGCACGAAGATGCCATCAGGCTTCTCTGTCGACTGCTCGCGCAACACGTGCCCAGTGCATCGGGTCCCGCTTGGGAGCGGCTGCAGGACCTGGCCATCGAGCTTGCCACCCGATACCAAAACCAGACGAGCCACGCATCGGCGGAAGCTCTGTCGTCCCTGTGCCTGCTACTAGATTTGGGGACGTTCTTCAACCTTGCACATCAGCACAAGACTGCGCTTGCCTTGGATACGATGCGCCAGCTTCGGTTGGTCCCATTCAATCCGTCCCACGTGGAGGAGAGCGTTGCGGCATTTTCGCGAAGATCCGAAGATGTGCGTCGGATTCTGTCCGACATACTTTTGGCAGTGATGAACCTGCTGTACGGGCAGTACAAGGAAATAAAGGGGCCAGATGAGGTCCAGAAACGGGAGCTGCGTTCGCAGGCGAGGGCCATCATCATGTTTGCTGGCAGTATCCCGTACAGAATGCCTGGGGACACTACTGCCAGGCTTGTCCAGATGGAAGTACTGATGTGCTAA